AGTCGGGCGCTGTCAAGTCTGTTGTGGGATCGGCTAGGGAGTCGCAGGGCCTTCACGCTCGTCTGAGTCGGTGGCTGTCACGCAGACGGTGACGTCTTGCTCCGTCTGGTTGGCTAGCGGAATCGTAATGGTCTGAGAGACGGCGCCGCCCCCGGTTTTATGTGAGGCCGGGACCACCTTGGCGATCACGGGCCCATCTCCGGCATTATAGTAAATGGTGGTATGGGCGAGGTTCGTGAGCGGTTTGCCGTCCGTCCCGGTCGTGGGTTCGGTATACGATACGGTGATGGTGGATTTCGGCGGCTTCACATGCACCTTCGTGGTAGTGCCACACTTGGTCCATGCGCTCGAATTGGGTGGGGCGATCATCCCTTCCATGAAGCTGGCTCCGCAGCCAGCCAAAGTCATAAAGGTGGGAAGCAAGCCGGCAACGACGAACTCCTTGGGACCCAGAGAGAGCAGATGCATAGGCGCACTTTAGGCCAATTCGCTAAACGCTGCAAGCCGGGGTTGCGCGACGGGCGGTGGTTTTTGTATCGACTGGCGCGTCCGTGCCCCAGTGACTTGCCGTTTGAAAAGGTAAAACCGGCTATGGTACAGTCCTGCTCTTTCCGCTTCCGCATGAGTCGACTCTCCGGTCCCATCGTCTAGCTTGGCCTAGGACGGAGCCCTCTCAAGGCTCAGACACGGGTTCAAATCCCGTTGGGACCACCAACCTTTTCAGGCAGTTAGCACGAGCCGGGTCGGACCTACCCCCGGCATTGTGCTAAATTTGTGATAGTCGTCCTTAAACACCTGCACCGCTTCCCGCAAATTCTCCGGCGCCAGATGCGCATAGCGTTGCGTCATCCGTCCGTCGCGATGGCCCAGTAAACGCTGTACGCGATACAGATCTACGCCTTTCTGCACCAGCGCAGAAGCGAACGTATGCCGCAGGTCGTGAAAGCGGAAGTTCGTCACGCCTACAGACTCGCAGGCGCGTCGAAAGGCCGTCGTGACCATATCCGGCGTCACCGGTTCCCTGTCCTCCGTGTGTTGCAGGAACACCGGGCCGCTTGCGAGTGGTCTGGATGGTCTCACGGTTTCCAAGGTCCTCAATGCAGGATCACACAGCGGGATGCCTAAACGATCCCCGTTCTTCGTGTGATCTAGAATGATGAGCCCCCGGGCCATATCGACTTGCTCCCACTGCAAACACACCACGTTTTCCCGGCGTAGGCCGGTATAGCGTGCCAGCATCACGATCGGTTGCAACCATATCGGGCAGGCTTGGTAAATCCTCGCCAACGTCTCGTCATCGCAGTACCGGACGCGGGCATTGTTCACCTTGCCCATCGACACGCGACAGACCGGATTATCACGGCACCATTCCCACTCTCGAATGGCGATATTGAAGGCGGTCTTCATCAAGGCCAATTCCTTCACGATGGTGGCTGGCGCGGCTCCCGCTTGTTGCCGTTTCCACTTGTACGCGGCAATTTCCTTCGGTGTGACCTGAACCAAGGTCTTCTTTCCAAAGACCGGTAGAAGGTGAGCCAGGACGCCTCGCGCCCTTCGTTCGCCATGACGGCTCGCTCCCACGACTCGTTCAGCCACGTAACGCTCGACCATCTCTTCAAAGGTCCGTTCTTGTTCTTCGAGCCGGTCGAAATAGCGACCTTCGACCAACTTGACCTTGATCTTTCCGAGCACCGCTTCTGCGAGTCGGCGGTCCGTACATTCGGTACTCCGCCGGATTTGCCGCCCCTGATAGACAAACGTCATCCACCACACTTTGTTGCGCTTAAACAGCCCCATCTGCATCCTCCTTCTGGATGAGGCCTGATTTCGGTCTAGTTTCCCCGTGCCGGGGAGTATAGACCTCGGATTTCGCCGCTTCAATGAGATGGTCTAGGTCGCGGGTATCGTCGCGTCTGAGGGCGGGTAAGCGGCTTGCTGTGGCCGATTCAAAGGCATCGAGCCACTTCCGAATGTCTTCTCGTTCAAATCTGACGAGGCCATGAATGCGACGGCACGGAATTTT
The sequence above is drawn from the Nitrospira defluvii genome and encodes:
- a CDS encoding tyrosine-type recombinase/integrase → MGLFKRNKVWWMTFVYQGRQIRRSTECTDRRLAEAVLGKIKVKLVEGRYFDRLEEQERTFEEMVERYVAERVVGASRHGERRARGVLAHLLPVFGKKTLVQVTPKEIAAYKWKRQQAGAAPATIVKELALMKTAFNIAIREWEWCRDNPVCRVSMGKVNNARVRYCDDETLARIYQACPIWLQPIVMLARYTGLRRENVVCLQWEQVDMARGLIILDHTKNGDRLGIPLCDPALRTLETVRPSRPLASGPVFLQHTEDREPVTPDMVTTAFRRACESVGVTNFRFHDLRHTFASALVQKGVDLYRVQRLLGHRDGRMTQRYAHLAPENLREAVQVFKDDYHKFSTMPGVGPTRLVLTA
- a CDS encoding helix-turn-helix domain-containing protein gives rise to the protein GDWGCRQTPPVYLHMLTVKELSAWLNIKESTLYLWASRNKIPCRRIHGLVRFEREDIRKWLDAFESATASRLPALRRDDTRDLDHLIEAAKSEVYTPRHGETRPKSGLIQKEDADGAV